In a genomic window of Chloroflexota bacterium:
- a CDS encoding GNAT family N-acetyltransferase has protein sequence MSELRICQVQNKKDLHEMATFPWVVYRGDKNWVPPILKEREAQLDPDQNRFFQIADVARYIARRDDRTVGTIAAFIDHRFNEYFQQRVGFFGFFEVLNDYEAAEALLSTARDWVRARGMTELRGPINFHRDRERGILVSGADCPPPMLCAHSPSYYREFVERFGMVKHDDSLARRLFASDFLDKDGNIPLRLRRLAEAAERRTRFSIRQANLANWEHEVALVGQLYDATIGLMPDHIPWEQEELKEFAEELRPIIDPAFALFGEVDGRTVGMAIAFPDFNQVLIHLNGRLDGLNKLKAWWYLRRVKVLSFKIAGVLEEYQGRGLEALLLLRIAERAVRRGYEWVDLSLNAEENDRVATLAAHFGAEEYKRYRVYKMPL, from the coding sequence ATGAGCGAATTGCGTATTTGCCAAGTCCAGAACAAAAAAGACCTTCACGAGATGGCCACTTTCCCCTGGGTAGTGTACCGTGGGGATAAGAACTGGGTGCCGCCCATCCTCAAGGAGCGGGAAGCGCAACTGGATCCGGACCAGAACCGTTTCTTCCAGATCGCCGACGTGGCCCGATACATCGCCCGCCGCGATGACCGCACGGTGGGCACGATCGCCGCTTTTATTGACCATCGTTTCAACGAGTACTTCCAGCAGCGGGTTGGTTTCTTCGGCTTTTTCGAGGTCCTGAACGATTACGAGGCCGCCGAGGCACTTCTCTCCACCGCCCGGGATTGGGTGCGAGCACGGGGCATGACCGAACTGCGCGGGCCGATCAACTTTCACCGCGATCGCGAGCGCGGCATCCTGGTGTCCGGAGCCGATTGCCCGCCGCCTATGCTATGCGCTCATAGCCCATCCTACTATCGGGAGTTTGTGGAACGTTTCGGCATGGTCAAACACGACGATTCGCTGGCGCGGCGCCTGTTTGCCTCCGATTTCCTGGATAAAGACGGGAACATCCCCCTACGTCTCCGTCGCCTTGCTGAGGCCGCGGAGCGAAGGACGCGCTTCTCTATCCGCCAGGCGAATCTGGCCAATTGGGAGCACGAAGTAGCACTAGTGGGCCAGTTGTACGACGCCACCATAGGCCTGATGCCCGATCACATCCCTTGGGAGCAGGAGGAACTGAAAGAGTTCGCGGAGGAGTTGCGCCCCATCATAGACCCCGCCTTCGCCCTCTTCGGCGAAGTGGATGGCCGGACGGTGGGAATGGCCATCGCTTTCCCGGACTTCAACCAGGTTCTGATTCATCTCAACGGGCGACTGGATGGCCTGAACAAACTGAAGGCCTGGTGGTACTTGCGTCGGGTCAAGGTGCTCAGTTTCAAGATCGCCGGGGTGCTGGAGGAGTACCAAGGCCGCGGTCTGGAGGCACTTCTGCTCCTGAGAATCGCCGAGCGAGCCGTCAGGCGGGGTTACGAGTGGGTGGATCTATCGCTCAACGCAGAGGAGAACGACAGGGTGGCAACCCTGGCCGCTCACTTTGGGGCTGAGGAGTACAAGCGCTACCGCGTTTACAAGATGCCATTGTAG
- a CDS encoding ketoacyl-ACP synthase III, with amino-acid sequence MKYARITGWGKYVPERTLSNQELEKIVETSDEWIYSRTGIRERRIAASDETVTTMSVAASKAALAVAGLDPAELDLIIVGTSSPDYLLPAAASMIQHHLGAKHAAAFDLRVGCSGFVYALAVGTQFIATGMYRHVLVIGAEIISKFIDWQDRDTCVLFGDGAGAVVLQASEESTGLLACYLGSDGADYDALFVPGGGSKYPFCQEVLDRGWHHIKMDGKRVFRFAISKPAQAAIEALTLAGLSSADIALLIPHQANMRIVQSICQRLGLPEEKVFVNIHKYGNTSAASIPIALCEAVEEGRLHPGDHVLLLGFGAGLTWAAAVLRWGVPELSLSWLFSWDFIRERVRVAGVMTTARMAGAVLLATIGALFTTSCNRPTDRRHPLDPRRPGQR; translated from the coding sequence ATGAAGTATGCACGCATCACGGGTTGGGGGAAGTACGTTCCAGAGAGAACCTTATCCAATCAAGAACTGGAAAAAATTGTGGAAACCAGCGATGAATGGATCTACTCCCGCACAGGCATTCGAGAGCGACGGATTGCAGCCTCCGATGAAACGGTGACAACGATGTCCGTCGCCGCCAGCAAAGCGGCCCTGGCAGTCGCGGGCCTAGATCCCGCTGAACTTGACCTGATTATTGTCGGCACTTCCTCCCCAGATTATCTCCTTCCTGCTGCGGCAAGTATGATCCAACATCACCTGGGAGCGAAGCACGCTGCAGCCTTCGACCTGCGAGTCGGCTGTTCGGGCTTTGTCTATGCTCTGGCTGTCGGTACACAATTCATAGCCACCGGCATGTATCGACATGTGTTAGTCATCGGTGCTGAGATCATCTCCAAGTTCATTGATTGGCAGGATCGTGACACGTGTGTCCTCTTCGGCGACGGAGCCGGGGCAGTGGTTCTGCAAGCCAGTGAAGAATCCACTGGCCTGCTCGCCTGCTACCTGGGGTCAGACGGGGCTGACTACGATGCGCTATTCGTGCCGGGCGGGGGCAGCAAATATCCCTTCTGTCAGGAAGTCCTGGATAGAGGATGGCACCACATAAAAATGGATGGAAAGCGAGTCTTCAGGTTCGCCATTAGCAAGCCAGCTCAGGCCGCAATCGAGGCTCTCACTCTAGCTGGCCTCTCATCCGCCGACATCGCGTTGTTGATACCCCATCAAGCGAATATGCGCATCGTGCAGTCCATTTGCCAGCGACTCGGATTGCCGGAGGAGAAAGTTTTCGTCAATATCCACAAGTATGGCAACACTTCCGCTGCCTCCATTCCTATTGCTCTCTGCGAAGCAGTGGAAGAAGGGCGTTTGCATCCAGGTGACCACGTTCTTCTCCTCGGCTTTGGTGCTGGCCTGACCTGGGCTGCAGCTGTCCTGAGATGGGGCGTGCCCGAATTATCTCTCTCCTGGTTGTTCTCCTGGGATTTTATTCGTGAGCGCGTCCGTGTTGCTGGTGTTATGACGACAGCGCGTATGGCAGGTGCTGTGTTGCTCGCTACTATCGGCGCGCTGTTCACAACGAGCTGCAACAGGCCAACGGATCGCAGGCATCCTCTGGACCCGAGGCGCCCAGGTCAGCGCTGA
- a CDS encoding AarF/ABC1/UbiB kinase family protein — MRGIGQTRRHLRRYREIVAILAKHSLGALVDELGLAPYLKLPKRAGAVEQDKRSIPQRLRMAVEELGPTFIKFAQILSTRPDLIPPPYLAELIRLQDTVPPAPWEMVKAEIEEELGALDRIFASFESQPVAAASLGQVHCATLQSGEEVVVKARRPAIEEIVNVDLEILRDLAQRAQKYTPLSEFYELPEIVEDFVNTLRNEMNYLSEGRNADRFRQNFADEAALYIPRVYWDHTTEKVLTLERIRGIKINDIGALDAAGLDRHQVALNSARIIIKEVLEDGFFHADPHPGNFFVMDGGVIGAMDFGMVGYLTPRDREQLVRLYTAAVQLNVGEIVGELVHVGAAPPHIDRMTLERDIQRLLTKYYGLPLKEIRARQVMDEVTPIAFRHHLRLPTQWWLLGKTLAMMEGLGLQLDPDFDIFEVSRPYVDRLIRQMFLPRDWGKKLAQSVLDWSELWTELPQRGPRLLDQMERGEFQLTLNLKGQEKALSRLDRLANRLAVSVLVASFIVSLALLIPAYAPGEVWGFRLSVVGFAVAAALGLWLLLSIMRSDWR; from the coding sequence ATGCGAGGGATAGGACAGACACGAAGGCATCTGCGCCGGTACCGCGAGATTGTGGCCATTCTGGCCAAACATAGTTTGGGTGCTCTGGTAGATGAGTTGGGCCTGGCACCTTATCTAAAGCTACCAAAGCGGGCAGGAGCGGTGGAACAAGATAAGCGTTCTATCCCCCAGCGGCTGCGGATGGCTGTAGAGGAATTAGGACCGACGTTCATCAAATTTGCACAGATCTTAAGTACACGCCCGGATCTGATCCCGCCTCCCTATCTGGCGGAGTTGATCCGTCTGCAAGACACAGTACCGCCTGCACCATGGGAGATGGTCAAAGCGGAAATCGAGGAAGAACTTGGTGCTTTGGATCGCATTTTTGCTTCCTTCGAAAGCCAGCCTGTGGCTGCTGCCTCGTTAGGGCAGGTGCACTGTGCAACTTTGCAGAGTGGTGAGGAGGTAGTGGTCAAGGCCCGACGGCCCGCGATTGAGGAGATCGTTAATGTGGACCTGGAAATCCTGCGCGATCTAGCACAACGGGCCCAAAAGTACACTCCTCTAAGCGAGTTCTACGAATTGCCAGAGATCGTGGAAGATTTCGTGAACACCCTACGCAATGAGATGAACTACCTGTCAGAGGGCCGGAATGCTGACCGCTTCCGTCAGAACTTTGCCGACGAAGCGGCTCTTTACATACCAAGGGTTTACTGGGACCATACGACAGAAAAAGTTCTGACTCTGGAGCGCATCAGGGGTATCAAGATCAATGACATTGGGGCACTTGACGCAGCCGGGCTTGATCGCCACCAGGTCGCTTTGAATAGTGCCCGTATCATCATCAAAGAGGTGTTAGAAGACGGATTTTTTCACGCTGACCCCCATCCCGGCAACTTTTTCGTTATGGATGGCGGGGTGATCGGGGCCATGGATTTCGGTATGGTAGGCTACCTGACTCCACGGGATAGGGAGCAGCTGGTTCGCCTCTACACTGCGGCTGTGCAACTGAATGTGGGGGAGATTGTTGGCGAACTAGTACATGTGGGGGCAGCACCGCCTCATATAGATCGTATGACCCTGGAACGCGACATACAGAGGCTATTGACGAAGTATTATGGACTCCCGTTGAAAGAGATCCGGGCGCGCCAGGTTATGGATGAGGTGACTCCTATTGCCTTCCGACACCATCTGCGCCTCCCTACTCAATGGTGGCTTCTGGGCAAGACCCTGGCTATGATGGAAGGGCTGGGGTTGCAATTGGATCCGGATTTCGACATCTTTGAGGTTAGCCGGCCTTACGTGGACCGGCTGATCAGACAAATGTTCCTCCCACGTGACTGGGGGAAAAAGCTAGCCCAAAGTGTACTGGATTGGAGTGAATTGTGGACCGAGTTGCCGCAGCGAGGCCCTCGCCTCCTTGACCAGATGGAAAGAGGGGAGTTTCAGCTCACATTGAATCTCAAGGGGCAAGAGAAGGCGCTTAGCCGCCTGGACCGACTGGCCAATCGCCTGGCAGTCAGTGTACTGGTCGCCTCGTTCATCGTCAGCTTGGCTCTGCTCATACCGGCCTACGCTCCTGGTGAGGTCTGGGGTTTCCGGTTAAGTGTCGTTGGATTCGCGGTAGCAGCTGCCCTCGGCCTGTGGTTGCTTCTATCCATCATGCGTTCCGATTGGCGATGA
- a CDS encoding zf-HC2 domain-containing protein, with translation MSLDLDGELPPAQVADLRIHMQGCLACQQYRDAMERVAMLLAEPAGAVPPAGFVGRVMGRIQDKSGITEGQPCEG, from the coding sequence ATGTCATTGGACCTGGATGGTGAACTGCCGCCCGCGCAAGTGGCTGATCTGAGAATACACATGCAGGGGTGTTTGGCCTGCCAGCAGTACAGGGACGCCATGGAACGCGTTGCGATGCTTCTCGCCGAGCCCGCTGGGGCTGTTCCGCCAGCAGGCTTTGTGGGCAGAGTCATGGGGCGCATCCAGGACAAAAGTGGTATCACCGAAGGGCAGCCATGCGAGGGATAG